In Zingiber officinale cultivar Zhangliang chromosome 6A, Zo_v1.1, whole genome shotgun sequence, a single genomic region encodes these proteins:
- the LOC121998306 gene encoding phosphoribulokinase, chloroplastic-like produces MASCTVHTTPSLRSCCISRPGAKAYSFGFNQRHQQFVFLSSGRRRTVVCSSGEKTVVIGLAADSGCGKSTFMRRLTSVFGGAAEPPKGGNPDSNTLISDTTTVICLDDYHSLDRTGRKEKGVTALDPRANNFDLMYEQVKAIKDGVAVEKPIYNHVTGLLDPPELIKPPKILVIEGLHPMYDSRVRDLLDFSIYLDISNEVKFAWKIQRDMAERGHSLESIKASIEARKPDFDAYIDPQKQYADAVIEVLPTQLIPDDNEGKVLRVRLIMKEGVKHFAPVYLFDEGSTISWIPCGRKLTCSYPGIKFFYSPETYFSNEVSMLEMDGQFDRLDELIYVESHLSNLSTKFYGEVTQQMLKHSDFPGSNNGTGLFQTIVGLKIRDLYEEIVAARAAASVAAAKRAIL; encoded by the exons ATGGCAAGCTGCACAGTTCATACAACTCCTTCCCTTCGCTCCTGCTGCATCTCAAGGCCGGGTGCCAAGGCCTACAGCTTTGGCTTCAACCAAAGGCACCAGCAGTTCGTTTTCTTGAGCAGTGGAAGGAGGAGGACTGTTGTGTGCTCTTCAGGGGAAAAGACGGTGGTTATAGGGTTGGCAGCAGACTCAGGGTGTGGCAAGAGCACCTTCATGAGGAGGCTGACCAGTGTGTTTGGGGGAGCAGCAGAACCGCCCAAAGGAGGGAATCCAGACTCCAATACTTTGATCAGTGACACCACCACTGTGATATGCCTTGATGACTACCACTCCCTGGACAGGACAGGAAGGAAGGAGAAGGGGGTGACTGCATTGGACCCGAGGGCCAACAACTTCGACCTCATGTATGAACAGGTGAAGGCTATCAAGGATGGTGTGGCCGTGGAGAAGCCCATCTACAACCATGTCACTGGACTACTCGATCCCCCCGAGCTCATCAAGCCACCCAAGATCCTGGTCATTGAAGGATTGCACCCTAT GTACGATTCCCGTGTGAGGGATCTCTTGGACTTCAGCATCTACTTGGATATCAGCAACGAGGTCAAGTTTGCATGGAAAATTCAG AGAGATATGGCAGAACGAGGACACAGCCTTGAAAGCATCAAAGCCAGCATTGAAGCCCGAAAACCTGATTTTGATGCTTACATCG ATCCACAGAAGCAATATGCTGACGCTGTGATTGAAGTCCTACCAACGCAATTAATCCCTGATGACAATGAAGGGAAGGTGTTGCGCGTGAGGTTGATCATGAAAGAAGGGGTGAAGCACTTTGCTCCCGTCTACCTCTTTGATGAAGGCTCCACTATTTCTTGGATTCCTTGCGGCAGGAAACTCACTTGCTCCTACCCTGGCATCAAGTTCTTCTATAGCCCTGAGACTTACTTCTCCAACGAG GTCTCAATGTTGGAGATGGATGGGCAGTTTGATAGATTAGACGAGCTGATCTATGTGGAGAGCCATCTTAGCAACTTGTCGACTAAATTCTACGGCGAGGTAACGCAACAGATGTTGAAGCACTCAGACTTCCCCGGCAGCAACAATGGCACTGGTCTCTTCCAAACCATAGTCGGATTGAAGATCAGAGATTTGTATGAGGAAATCGTTGCTGCGAGGGCAGCAGCTTCGGTTGCAGCAGCTAAGAGGGCAATCTTGTAG